AAAGCCTTTTCTGACCGTATCTATGGCAAGAAGGATAAGAGGCAAAACGAAATGCGTAAATAAGGCGTAACTGGGATACGTAAAGTTTAGATAGCTGCTGAGCTCTGTAGAGTAATTTTTAAACACGGTGACCGAACCAAGCACAGATAATATCGTTATGGGAATGACGATATCCCTGTAGTTTTTAGTGTTAAAAGTTTGGCTGATGCTAAGACATATCACAAATATGGTAATAGCGATTTTGATAAAACAGCTCATCACCCAGATGGCTACAGCCAAGGCTTCCAATCTCTCAAAGCTGCCTTTTATTCCGATATACTGGATGACGCTTAATACCGGAAATGCCAGCTTTTCCGTTAACGGGCCAAAGACCATAATGAGAGGCAGAAGTGTAATACATAGCAGCCCCGTGATAATGCTCAACGAAATAAGAGAAGCCTTGGCTGCTTTCTTCGGTTGATTCAAAAAGGGCAGAAGCCAACCTAATGTGAAAAATTGAGTGATGTAAGCAATGGGTAAGAAGCTCGCTTGAAAAACGGGGACAATTCCATTGCCGAGCACCGGACGCAGTCTCTCGGGATTGGATTCCGCCAGCATCAGGATAAGAAGGGGAATC
This region of Paenibacillus sp. JDR-2 genomic DNA includes:
- a CDS encoding GerAB/ArcD/ProY family transporter; its protein translation is MESAEKISGTQLCLLMFSFIAPTVILVIPGLMSSLAKQDAWITILPTILIGALNIGVMLTLSKRYPGMTIIQYSAQIIGKWPAKLLSCYLIYVWINFDFIILNQHIQFINTVFLMRTPSVVISLTLAIFCCMAVYMGIEAIARCNEYLALLNLVLLIPLLILMLAESNPERLRPVLGNGIVPVFQASFLPIAYITQFFTLGWLLPFLNQPKKAAKASLISLSIITGLLCITLLPLIMVFGPLTEKLAFPVLSVIQYIGIKGSFERLEALAVAIWVMSCFIKIAITIFVICLSISQTFNTKNYRDIVIPITILSVLGSVTVFKNYSTELSSYLNFTYPSYALFTHFVLPLILLAIDTVRKGFRKAAH